A genomic segment from Rickettsia endosymbiont of Lasioglossum villosulum encodes:
- a CDS encoding D-alanine--D-alanine ligase: MHKYQTHWVESSEIKILSDRGKKHIALVAGGMSAELEVSLISAEGVGKALIEAGYKVTFIDMGADIAVKLHEIKPDIVFNCLHGTYGEDGCLPGLLNIMRIPYTHSGVLASSLAFDKVHSRSWFLTNNINMAESIVISKGDNVKTDPIKRPYVIKPLTQGSSIGVEVIFEEDDFNFANYDFPYGDEVIIEKYIKGRELQVAILNGKALGALEIKLLKNRFYDYETKYTEGFAEHLCPAPLPTDIYDKLLKESEKIFKIMNCKGVARAEFILEERTNKLYALEINTHPGMTPLSIVPEIAAYHGIDFVNLIEEILKTASFES; this comes from the coding sequence ATGCATAAATATCAAACACATTGGGTTGAAAGCTCAGAAATCAAAATATTAAGCGATAGAGGCAAGAAGCATATAGCGTTAGTAGCGGGCGGTATGTCTGCTGAACTTGAAGTGTCGCTAATATCAGCTGAAGGGGTAGGCAAAGCTTTAATAGAAGCAGGCTATAAAGTTACTTTTATAGATATGGGAGCTGATATTGCTGTTAAGCTGCATGAAATAAAGCCTGATATTGTTTTTAATTGTCTGCATGGCACATATGGTGAAGATGGTTGCCTGCCTGGACTTCTTAATATTATGCGAATTCCTTATACTCATAGCGGGGTTTTAGCATCAAGCCTTGCTTTTGATAAAGTACATTCTAGAAGCTGGTTTTTGACTAACAATATTAATATGGCAGAAAGTATTGTCATAAGTAAAGGTGATAATGTTAAAACTGATCCTATAAAACGCCCATACGTGATTAAGCCGCTTACACAAGGCTCAAGTATTGGTGTTGAGGTAATATTTGAGGAAGATGATTTTAACTTTGCTAACTATGATTTTCCTTATGGTGATGAGGTAATAATAGAGAAATATATAAAAGGGCGTGAATTACAAGTAGCAATATTAAATGGCAAAGCCTTGGGAGCTTTAGAAATTAAGCTATTAAAAAATCGTTTCTATGATTATGAAACTAAATATACTGAAGGATTTGCCGAGCATCTATGTCCTGCTCCTTTGCCTACCGATATATATGATAAGCTACTTAAAGAGTCAGAAAAAATTTTTAAAATAATGAACTGCAAAGGGGTAGCTAGAGCTGAATTTATTTTAGAAGAAAGAACAAATAAGTTATATGCTTTAGAAATAAATACGCATCCTGGTATGACTCCTTTATCTATAGTTCCTGAAATAGCTGCTTATCATGGTATAGATTTTGTTAATTTAATTGAAGAAATTTTAAAGACGGCAAGCTTTGAATCATGA
- a CDS encoding cell division protein FtsQ/DivIB produces the protein MRKKTSSNKKNTAKKNNNISLRRKLGLIYKKTILILKIVLIIFICLFAFTKYFASLKSYLKTNIYQTTTEFGFKLENVIIEGQQNVDEPTILKVLNAKKGSSIFALNLDEIRNNLKNNRWIKEVYVSRRLPNTIYIKLFEREHIAIWQINNQLFLIDEEGYEISKNIEPFPHLLHVVGEGANIYASKLVNELQKYPALINKTSSAIRCGDRRWDLNLKGGINIKLPAKNFEEALKYIDALNKANKLFNQNYKQLDLRDKNKYYIEKY, from the coding sequence ATGAGAAAAAAAACAAGCTCAAATAAAAAAAATACCGCTAAAAAAAACAATAACATTTCATTGCGTCGGAAGTTAGGATTAATCTATAAGAAAACAATATTAATACTTAAAATCGTTTTAATTATCTTTATATGTTTGTTTGCTTTCACAAAATATTTTGCTTCGTTAAAAAGCTATTTAAAAACAAATATATATCAAACAACTACAGAATTTGGCTTTAAACTTGAGAATGTAATAATTGAGGGACAACAAAATGTTGATGAACCTACAATATTAAAAGTTTTAAATGCTAAAAAAGGTAGTTCTATTTTTGCTCTTAATTTAGATGAAATTAGGAATAATTTAAAGAATAATAGATGGATTAAGGAAGTATATGTTTCAAGAAGATTACCAAACACAATATATATAAAACTGTTTGAAAGAGAACATATTGCCATTTGGCAGATCAATAACCAACTCTTCTTAATTGATGAAGAGGGTTATGAAATCAGTAAGAACATAGAGCCTTTTCCTCATTTATTACATGTTGTAGGAGAGGGGGCAAATATATATGCTAGCAAGCTAGTAAATGAGCTACAAAAATATCCGGCATTAATAAATAAAACTTCATCTGCTATTAGATGTGGGGATAGAAGGTGGGATTTAAATCTTAAGGGTGGAATAAATATTAAATTACCGGCAAAGAATTTTGAAGAAGCCTTAAAATATATAGATGCACTCAATAAAGCAAATAAACTATTTAATCAAAACTATAAACAGTTAGATTTGAGGGACAAGAATAAATATTATATAGAGAAGTATTAA